One region of Vigna angularis cultivar LongXiaoDou No.4 chromosome 10, ASM1680809v1, whole genome shotgun sequence genomic DNA includes:
- the LOC108334897 gene encoding uncharacterized protein LOC108334897, which translates to MRPKKLSPKFVGPYQILRKIGPVAYELSLPPQLSNLHPVFHVSQLRKYIADPSHILELEDVRLRQDRTLEMQPVHIEDSDTKYYKRKAIRMVKVVWDEKTGDTTWEVEDAMRDLNHRSTPDAVSFNLDRTDPDSETEGEALLEDVIEEENLVDVEVKAEP; encoded by the exons ATGCGACCAAAGAAGTTATCCCCGAAGTTCGTCGGACCCTATCAAATACTGAGGAAGATCGGACCAGTGGCGTACGAATTATCTTTACCTCCTCAACTGTCCAACCTTCATCCCGTCTTCCACGTTTCCCAACTTCGGAAGTACATAGCCGACCCATCTCACatactggagttggaagacgttcGTCTTcgccaagaccgaacgctggagaTGCAGCCGGTACACATTGAAGACAGTGACACCAAATACTACAAGAGAAAAGCTATCAGAATGGTGAAGGTAGTGTGGGATGAAAAGACGGGCGACACTACTTGGGAAGTGGAGGATGCCATGAGAGACTT aaaccATAGAAGTACTCCCGACGCCGTGAGCTTcaatttggaccgaacagatccagattctgaaactg aaggcgaggcaTTGCTAGAAGATGTAATTGAAGAGGAGAATCTGGTAGACGTGGAAGTCAAGGCTGAGCCTTAG